A genomic segment from Dermatobacter hominis encodes:
- a CDS encoding heat shock protein transcriptional repressor HspR, producing MPEYHQAVYVISVAAELAGVHPQTLRIYERKGLVDPGRTSGGSRRYSEADIAQLRRIQELTNEGLNLAGVKRVLELEAVVAELQARNQRLAAEASERVDEVHRQYRRDLVPLNQAVVRYSDRPRR from the coding sequence GTGCCCGAGTACCACCAAGCCGTCTACGTCATCTCGGTCGCCGCCGAGCTCGCGGGGGTCCACCCGCAGACGCTGCGCATCTACGAGCGCAAGGGCCTGGTGGACCCGGGCCGGACGAGCGGCGGCAGCCGTCGCTACAGCGAGGCCGACATCGCCCAGCTCCGCCGCATCCAGGAGCTGACCAACGAGGGCCTCAACCTCGCCGGCGTGAAGCGCGTGCTCGAGCTCGAGGCCGTGGTGGCCGAGCTCCAGGCCCGCAACCAGCGCCTGGCCGCCGAGGCGAGCGAGCGCGTCGACGAGGTCCACCGCCAGTACCGCCGCGACCTCGTCCCGCTCAACCAGGCGGTCGTCCGGTACTCGGACCGCCCGCGCCGCTGA